In the genome of Oncorhynchus clarkii lewisi isolate Uvic-CL-2024 chromosome 4, UVic_Ocla_1.0, whole genome shotgun sequence, one region contains:
- the LOC139406503 gene encoding zinc finger protein ZFP2-like produces MSQIRLLRVFLNDRLTAAAEEIFGVVEKTVAEYQEEVVRLQRLLDIVLQPEINMPRADLQQRTLSFSEEEVPPEQQQCEQEWSPSLGQEDPEPTQIKEEQEELRSRQGEEQIQGIEADTIEFIFNPVCVKSDRAEDPTHPSHLYQAQNEGNGERDTLPSTTTENIKKEPDGEDYRESEPTSVSQPFFSVNPDCSAAQSENSQSVSGRESGEPPSGFKSVISKIKMIKGQSSHIKTKGRKSTQLSLLKSPSQSLATPCCCKVCGKSFHHMGTLIKHVQIHTKDEEGICGVCGKCFQSTESMKDHFQTHIADRFCCHVCGKGFTLNSNLKRHMRSHTREKPYGCHYCGQGFSTGSTLNRHIRIHTGEKPFCCPDCGKSFTQSGHLKIHMRTHTGEKPHSCPDCGKGFSIASNLSVHMKIHTGEKRQKDSALAPI; encoded by the exons ATGTCTCAAATACGGTTGTTGAGGGTTTTTCTCAACGATAGATTAACAGCTGCTGCTGAGGAGATATTCGGGGTCGTTGAAAAAACGGTAGCAGAGTATCAGGAGGAAGTTGTCCGTCTACAGAGGCTGCTCGACATTGTTCTTCAACCTGAGATTAACATGCCCAGAGCAG acctccagcagcgtactctttctttctctgaagaggaggttccccctgagcagcagcagtgtgagCAGGAGTGGAGCCCCAGTCTGGGACAGGAGGACCCAGAGCCCACACAGATTAAAGAAGAGCAGGAGGAACTCCGGAGCCGTCAGGGGGAAGAGCAGATTCAAGGGATTGAGGCAGATACCATAGAATTCATATTCAATCCTGTCTGTGTGAAAAGTGATCGTGCTGAAGACCCAACTCATCCCTCACATCTCTATCAAGCCCAAAACGagggaaacggagagagagacactctacCCAGTACTAcaactgaaaatatcaaaaaagaaccTGATGGAGAGGACTATAGGGAATCAGAACCAACCAGTGTCTCTCAGCCTTTCTTTAGTGTAAATCCAGACTGTTCTGCAGCTCAGAGTGAAAACAGTCAAAGTGTCAGTGGTAGGGAGTCTGGAGAACCTCCTTCAGGTTTTAAGTCAGTCATATCAAAAATAAAGATGATAAAAGGACAAAGCTCCCACATCAAAACTAAGGGTAGGAAATCTACACAGTTGTCCCTCCTGAAATCACCCAGTCAAAGTCTTGCTACACCTTGTTGTTGTAAGGTGTGTGGCAAGTCTTTTCATCACATGGGTACATTAATTAAACACGTGCAAATTCATACAAAGGATGAAGAAGgtatttgtggtgtgtgtggaaaATGTTTTCAGTCTACAGAAAGTATGAAAGATCACTTCCAAACTCACATTGCAGATAGGTTTTGTTGTCATGTTTGTGGTAAAGGTTTCACCTTAAACAGTAATCTAAAAAGACACATGAGGAGCCACACAAGAGAGAAACCATATGGCTGTCATTATTGTGGCCAAGGATTCAGCACTGGCAGCACTCTGAATAGACACATTAGgatccacacaggggagaagccatttTGCTGCCCTGATTGTGGCAAATCATTCACTCAGAGTGGACATCTAAAAATACACATGAGAacccacacaggggagaaaccacaTAGCTGCCCTGATTGTGGCAAAGGATTCAGCATTGCCAGTAATCTGTCAGTGCACATGaagattcacacaggagagaaaagaCAAAAGGATTCAGCACTGGCACCAATCTGA